A genomic window from Vanessa atalanta chromosome 7, ilVanAtal1.2, whole genome shotgun sequence includes:
- the LOC125065152 gene encoding chaoptin-like, translating into MKRIFRCAAKSNENGIIQFISLLLFLLPIYRAQNTLECTELIRNNKCSCYTFEDATYLDCQDTVIKNIKNALKRVTNVYSFSIYDLDGSEEALGPHFIPQGACIKHIHISRTNIRDMDDETFMPLRKCLETLSIVSSKIKFIPQKALSGMLKLMSLDLVSNNIEEIQSYSFYGLPLVKLNIKGNIIRRVSDTAFITLESTLSEIDLSENNLTSFPIISLANLKHLRTLKLAWNEIHSIENLENSNLLSLEYLDLDSNNFEFISEDCLKFSPSLQVLSFHFNFISNIHHRAFYSLINLKSLDLSHNRIKVLHINLFQNNKKIEFIDLSHNHLHHIHGLLCNMPSLSRVFLSHNNILEVPIDSFFNSSKISIIHLDKNCIHTINSESFSDLENLEELQIDFNYLNQVPHSILSNNKNLTKLRLDNNKFSDLNNNTLVSLINLKDLRINNNELKHIAKNIFNNSIYLEEIHLNHNKITSIESGTFEKMSNLKFIALHNNKLIDIDNILPINSQLTLLFLEFNQLSSISHVVLGPQRRLHQLNLKNNHLKFLSKATFSNLTYLTRLEMSHNELLIIDDFSFQRLNSARYLDLQHNKIKNITSYTFFGLSELEDLDLSNNKIVFIFDMAFNTLKKLRSINLSFNPLKILNKNLFQQGLPLSSLLLDNSEIELIENGTFQGLNNLKYLSLRNNSLKSSDLMCLDIPGLKYLSLSYNILDHLPVETFLNLPLLEILLLEHCNIEKIIEGSFINNNNLFKINIAQNIISDIPDKLFSSFNSITELNISNNFLDYIPYSMLDNFTLIETLDIADNLIPKIEISGLEKLTKLKSLILRKNEIQTISCSKKIILNELIQFDISFNRLDNLPEFIFDNFPNIQNINISHNNIMHFDFLLSYKKVGVSLINIDLSKNPAVSWTSTRKVDNSTLIDSLYELHISLTNLTNIEDITFELFTNLQHLYLQFNKIRRLSISPFSKLVFLESLDLSFNRITHLKTSNFRGLIKLNSLCLSNNNIESMESFDEDLSNLKLLDLSYNKLQNIINEHLINLKELTVLNLSFNNLKYLSATAFNNLNKIIQIDLEHNKLQTIPLELLTSIETHIQDILIKDNIIICRCQKNNTWTWIQDHPKIFKSYEVICFNEDYPKEKCDFPLIVQLSIDKHNDNSILLTWLIRNRTAIKALKILYYNENLDSDVKLKDVDKNSSSFLITNLLPNMNYIVCVLTVYENTMINIDEENISVINETDHGLINITSKMRRNIAASIIAQSPASECVSFDTNRKPLAKIKTNKGFKMSSILNRRTGLIVGCCLGFVVFFVMVTVLLYTKFKERKRIAKSDPAWSEMNDYHSLQSKEDILQHSTTASTDNILLGMTKNRNISFEKIK; encoded by the exons ATGAAAAGAATTTTTCGTTGTGCGGCAAAAAGTAATGAAAATGGCATTATCCAATTTATTTCGTTGTTGCTTTTTTTGCTTCCGATTTACCGAGCTCAAAATACCCTGGAGTGCACCGAGTTGATAAGGAATAATAAATGTTCATGTTATACATTTGAAGAtg CTACTTATCTTGATTGTCAAGATACAgtcataaagaatattaaaaatgctcTCAAAAGAGTAACAAATGTATATTCTTTTTCTATTTACGATCTCGACGGCAGCGAAGAAGCTTTGGGACCACATTTTATACCGCAAGGCGCTTGTATCAAACATATACACATATCGCGAACTAATATAAGAGACATGGACGATGAAACATTTATGCCACTGAGAAAGTGCCTTGAAACATTAAGCATTGTATCcagcaaaattaaattcataccaCAAAAAGCACTCTCCGGCATGCTAAAACTAATGTCTCTTGATTTAGTTTCAAACAATATTGAAGAAATTCAAAGCTATAGTTTTTATGGCCTaccattagtaaaattaaatattaaaggaaaTATAATTCGGCGCGTATCTGATACTGCATTTATAACTTTAGAGTCGACACTTTCTGAAATAGATCTTAGTGAAAACAATCTTACGTCATTCCCAATTATTTCTTTGGCCAATTTAAAACATCTTCGAACGTTAAAATTAGCTTGGAATGAAATACATTCAATCGAAAACTTAGAAAATTCTAATCTTTTGTCcttagaatatttagatttggattccaacaattttgaatttatttctgaAGACTGCCTTAAATTTAGTCCGTCCCTACAAGTgttatcatttcattttaattttatttctaacattcATCATCGAGCATTTTATtcacttattaatttgaaatcattAGATTTGAGTCATAATAGAATCaaagtattacatataaatctttttcaaaacaataaaaaaattgaatttatagatTTAAGCCATAACCATTTGCATCATATTCATGGCCTACTTTGCAATATGCCGTCTCTTAGTAGAGTATTTTTAAGCCATAATAATATACTTGAAGTGCCAatagattctttttttaattctagtaaaattagtataataCACTTAGATAAAAATTGCATACATACTATAAATAGTGAGAGTTTTAGTGACTTAGAAAATTTAGAAGAGTTGCAGATAGATTTCAACTATTTAAATCAAGTGCCACATAGTATTTTGTCAAACAATaagaatttaacaaaattaagattagacaataataaatttagtgatttaaataataacacattAGTTTCTCTAATAAATCTGAAAGAtcttagaattaataataacgaGCTCAAacatattgcaaaaaatatttttaacaattcaatttacttAGAGGAAATTCATTTAaaccataataaaataacttccaTTGAGTCTGGGACTTTTGAGAAAATGTCGAATCTTAAATTTATagcattacataataataaactaatagaTATCGACAATATATTACCCATAAATTCTCAATTAACATTACTTTTTCTCGAATTCAACCAATTATCTTCTATAAGTCATGTAGTACTGGGACCACAAAGAAGGCTACATCAActgaacttaaaaaataatcacttaaaatttttatcaaaagcaACGTTCAGTAATCTTACGTACCTCACGCGATTAGAAATGAGTCATAACGAACTTTTAATAATCGATGATTTTTCGTTTCAACGTTTGAATTCAGCGCGATATTTAGACTTGcagcataataaaattaaaaatataacatcttatacTTTTTTTGGTTTAAGCGAATTAGAAGACTTAGacctttcaaataataaaatagtttttatttttgatatggcTTTTAATACTTTGAAGAAACTAAGAagcataaatttatcttttaatcccttaaaaattcttaataaaaacctATTTCAGCAGGGATTGCCCCTAAGTTCTCTGTTATTAGATAATTCAGAAATAGAACTAATAGAAAATGGTACTTTTCAAggcttaaacaatttaaaatatctttcccTTCGGAACAATTCTCTAAAATCTAGTGATTTAATGTGTCTTGACATCCCGGGCTTAAAGTATTTATCACTATCATATAACATTCTCGATCATTTACCTgtagaaacatttttaaatcttcCACTTTTAGAAATCCTTTTACTGGAACACTGTAATATAGAGAAAATTATAGAAGGTAGtttcattaataacaataatctctttaaaataaacattgcacAAAATATTATCAGTGATATACCGGACAAGTTATTTAGTTCATTTAACTCAAttactgaattaaatattagtaacaattttttagattatatacCATACAGTATGTTGGATAACTTCACTTTAATAGAGACACTTGATATAGCCGATAACTTAATACCTAAAATTGAAATAAGTGGTTTAGAGAAACTTACCAAATTAAAGTCTTTAATATTACGTAAGAATGAAATACAGACAATTTCgtgtagtaaaaaaattatactaaatgaaTTAATACAATTTGACATTAGTTTCAACAGACTAGACAATTTAcctgaatttatatttgataattttccaaatattcaaaacattaatATCTCACACAATAACATAATGCACTTCGATTTTTTACTTTCTTATAAAAAGGTAGGGGTATCATTGATCAATATAGATCTAAGTAAAAATCCAGCAGTAAGTTGGACATCAACAAGAAAAGTAGACAATAGTACCCTTATAGACAGTTTATATGAACTACACATTAGCTTAACAAATCTGACAAATATTGAAGATATCAcgtttgaattatttacaaatttacaacatctttatttgcaatttaataaGATTCGACGTTTATCGATAAGCCCATTCTCTAAATTAGTTTTTCTTGAGAGTTTAGATTTAAGTTTCAACAGAATTACTCATTTAAAAACAAGCAACTTTCGtggtctaattaaattaaattcattgtgTCTTTCTAATAACAATATAGAATCTATGGAATCTTTCGATGAAGATTTAAGTAATCTGAAACTTTTAGATCTttcgtataataaattacaaaatataataaatgaacatttaattaatttaaaagaattaacgGTCCTAAATCTatctttcaataatttaaagtatttatcagCTAcagcatttaataatttaaataaaataattcaaatcgaTCTGGAACACAATAAACTTCAAACTATACCTCTGGAACTTCTTACGTCAATAGAAACTCACAttcaagatatattaataaaag ataatataattatatgtcgaTGTCAAAAGAATAATACCTGGACTTGGATACAAGATCacccaaaaatatttaagtcatACGAAGTGATTTGTTTTAACGAAGATTATCCGAAAGAAAAATGCGATTTTCCTTTGATCGTTCAATTGTCCATTGACAAACATAatgataattctattttattaacatgGTTAATAAGAAATCGTACAGCGATAAAGGctcttaaaattttgtattacaatGAAAACCTAGACTCCGAT GTAAAACTGAAAGATGTTGATAAAAATTCAAGTTCGTTCCTTATAACTAATCTTCTACCAAATATGAATTACATTGTATGCGTCTTAACCGTGTATGAAAATACGATGATAAATATCGATGAAGAGAATATATCAGTGATTAATGAAACAGATCACGGATTAATCAACATTACGTCGAAAATGAGACGCAACATCGCGGCCTCTATAATCGCGCAATCACCAGCTAGTGAATGTGTTTCTTTTGATACGAACAGAAAACCTTtagctaaaattaaaacaaataagggATTCAAAATGTcttctattttaaatagacGCACTGGTTTAATTGTAGGTTGTTGTTTAGgttttgtagtattttttgtCATGGTCACTGTTTTATTATACACTAAGTTTAAAGAAAGAAAACGTATAGCCAAATCCGATCC